Proteins encoded within one genomic window of Candidatus Eisenbacteria bacterium:
- a CDS encoding energy transducer TonB, with the protein MNGPLAPAAASHRPLRPPIGPSGPLLMIADRRAFAAAFKSRLSRSLVLACGALIVLFVLGIFVIPVQQQIVARVELEQLKVEILPELILEAPPAIETMPDQALSALQVEKILPAPALEAPPENQPLIPTRVHRDDPSRAVDEAAIRRGRERAAEATKQLAGSRAALDQSIADLSSSLASANGVRTASNHSRQRVVRGGRSGGDLGSIGSGQAGSGSAADLGGAVEGASVAVGSLAPAPSSGTGSPDGSPRSGMNPGVYRSNASLLAVIQRYAAGIQYCYSNELKRDPSLRGKLVVAITVAASGAVTEASVISNSVRSDKLENCALSQIREWRFPPIPEGLTTFQAPFVFTPPN; encoded by the coding sequence ATGAACGGACCTCTCGCACCTGCCGCCGCGAGCCACCGGCCCCTTCGACCGCCGATCGGTCCGAGCGGCCCGCTGCTCATGATCGCCGACCGGCGTGCGTTCGCGGCCGCGTTCAAGTCGCGGCTGTCGCGCAGTCTGGTGCTCGCATGCGGCGCGCTCATCGTGCTGTTCGTACTGGGAATCTTCGTGATCCCCGTGCAGCAGCAGATCGTCGCGCGCGTCGAGCTCGAACAGCTCAAGGTCGAAATCCTTCCGGAACTGATTCTCGAAGCGCCGCCGGCGATCGAAACGATGCCCGACCAGGCGCTGAGTGCGCTGCAGGTCGAGAAGATCCTGCCGGCGCCGGCGCTCGAAGCGCCGCCCGAGAACCAGCCGCTGATCCCGACCCGCGTCCATCGTGACGATCCGTCGCGCGCGGTCGACGAAGCAGCCATCCGGCGCGGCCGCGAGCGTGCCGCCGAAGCGACCAAGCAGCTCGCCGGAAGCCGCGCGGCACTCGACCAGAGCATCGCCGATCTGTCCTCGTCGCTGGCCTCTGCGAACGGAGTGCGCACCGCTTCGAACCACTCGCGCCAACGCGTGGTGCGCGGCGGGCGCAGTGGCGGCGACCTCGGATCGATCGGTTCTGGACAGGCGGGCAGCGGCTCCGCGGCCGATCTGGGCGGCGCGGTCGAAGGGGCCTCGGTGGCAGTCGGCTCGCTCGCCCCGGCGCCGTCCTCGGGCACCGGTTCTCCCGATGGCTCGCCACGCTCGGGCATGAATCCCGGCGTCTATCGCAGCAATGCCTCGCTGCTGGCTGTGATCCAGCGCTACGCGGCCGGCATTCAGTACTGCTACAGCAACGAGCTCAAGCGCGATCCGAGCCTGCGAGGCAAGCTGGTGGTCGCCATCACGGTCGCCGCTTCGGGTGCCGTGACCGAAGCCAGTGTGATCTCGAACTCGGTTCGCTCGGACAAGCTCGAGAACTGCGCGCTGTCGCAGATTCGCGAGTGGCGCTTCCCGCCGATTCCCGAGGGCCTGACCACCTTCCAGGCGCCGTTCGTCTTCACGCCTCCCAACTGA